A region of Paenibacillus thiaminolyticus DNA encodes the following proteins:
- a CDS encoding Gfo/Idh/MocA family oxidoreductase → MGDNRFVSVGLVGLGRLGRQHAENLAHRIPNCRLTAVCSIKAEEVEEAQAQLGVPYGYTDYEEMLRNKELDAIFIASPSSYHCDQIEKALAAGFHVFSEKPLGLYMEEALRVQEAVRSHPHQVFMIGFMRRYDRSYLYAKQKIEAGAIGEPVLIRCYGLDPAQAMPGFLQFAKSNYSGGLFLDMAIHDLDLARWYLGVEAERVWAIGGSHRYTELAQLQDAETGAALVQFAGNKMGVFVAGRNCAHGYHIETEIIGTLGSLRIGTVPEKNQVAIMDDRGVVRECAQGFLERFEQAYLDEAIEFVQAILEGRQPGVRVEDGVLSTALGYACKESYDSGRLVEVAAPAALTGSHDTR, encoded by the coding sequence ATGGGAGACAACAGATTCGTATCGGTAGGACTCGTCGGCTTGGGGCGGCTCGGACGGCAGCATGCCGAGAATTTGGCGCATCGCATTCCGAACTGCCGGCTAACGGCGGTATGCAGCATCAAGGCGGAGGAGGTCGAAGAAGCCCAGGCGCAGCTTGGCGTTCCGTACGGTTATACCGATTATGAGGAGATGCTGCGGAATAAGGAGCTGGACGCGATTTTCATCGCATCGCCGTCCTCCTATCATTGCGATCAGATTGAAAAAGCATTAGCCGCTGGCTTTCATGTTTTCAGCGAAAAACCGCTCGGGCTTTATATGGAAGAAGCGCTGCGCGTGCAAGAGGCGGTGCGGAGCCATCCGCATCAGGTATTTATGATCGGCTTTATGCGGAGGTATGACCGCTCCTACTTATATGCGAAGCAGAAAATCGAAGCGGGAGCGATCGGAGAACCTGTGCTCATCCGCTGCTATGGGCTCGATCCGGCTCAAGCGATGCCCGGTTTTTTGCAGTTCGCCAAGAGCAACTACAGCGGCGGCTTATTCCTCGATATGGCCATACACGACTTGGATTTGGCTCGCTGGTATTTGGGCGTGGAAGCGGAGCGGGTATGGGCCATCGGCGGCTCTCACCGCTATACGGAGCTGGCGCAGCTGCAAGACGCCGAGACAGGGGCGGCTCTGGTTCAATTTGCCGGCAATAAGATGGGGGTCTTTGTAGCGGGCCGCAATTGCGCGCATGGCTATCATATCGAGACGGAGATTATCGGGACGCTCGGATCGCTGCGGATCGGTACCGTTCCTGAGAAGAACCAGGTGGCGATCATGGATGACCGCGGCGTGGTGCGCGAATGCGCGCAAGGCTTCCTGGAGCGGTTCGAGCAGGCTTATTTGGATGAGGCGATTGAATTTGTGCAGGCCATTCTTGAGGGAAGACAACCCGGAGTCAGGGTGGAAGACGGTGTACTGTCGACCGCGCTTGGATATGCATGCAAGGAATCGTATGACAGCGGCCGCTTGGTTGAGGTGGCTGCGCCCGCAGCCTTAACCGGCTCGCACGATACCAGGTAG
- a CDS encoding solute:sodium symporter family transporter, with protein sequence MTYITVITFLLYTGIVAWYSWYKTRSINLNSSDGYFLGGRSLTGVVIAFSLLLTNLSTEQMVGLNGQSYATSMVVMAWEVTSPIALIFMAFVFLPRYLKTGITTIPDFLEQRYDLRTRQIISVLFLLGYAMAYLPTVLYSGALVLDTIFNISDLFGLSDFNIILIVSLAIGITGIAYVVLGGLRACALSDTLNGVGLIVGGLLITVLGLFALGGGSLVEGVNTLLHKEPEKLNSIGDSSSPVPWVTIFAGLLFNNLFYWCTNQAIVQRTLGAKNLKEGQKGVLYAGMFKIFGAFYLVLPGIIAYHLFNNSLSNADMAYPSLVIEVLPTLLSGFFAAVLFGAILSSFNGALNSSLTLFTLDIYKPIFKPDATEQQLVKAGRRFAIALGLVAVIVAPFILYAPSGLYYYLQEMFGFYNIPIIAAVVVGFFSKKVPAIAPKIALVVHIVLYTLSKFFMGSINFLYILSVLFPVCVLVMLLVGKWKPREKDFELFESGKVDLTPWKHAKVFTIVMVLLMVAVYILFSPLGIAA encoded by the coding sequence ATGACCTACATTACCGTCATCACCTTTTTATTGTACACCGGCATTGTCGCCTGGTACTCCTGGTACAAAACGCGCAGCATCAACCTCAACAGCTCGGATGGATATTTCCTTGGCGGGCGCAGCTTGACTGGTGTTGTAATCGCTTTCTCGCTTCTGTTGACCAATTTGTCGACGGAGCAAATGGTCGGCTTGAACGGACAAAGCTATGCGACGTCCATGGTCGTGATGGCCTGGGAAGTCACGTCCCCGATTGCTTTGATTTTTATGGCGTTTGTGTTTCTGCCCCGTTATTTGAAGACAGGGATTACAACCATCCCGGATTTTCTGGAGCAGCGCTACGATTTGCGGACGCGCCAGATTATCTCCGTTCTCTTCTTGCTTGGTTACGCGATGGCTTACTTGCCGACGGTTCTGTATTCCGGAGCATTGGTGCTGGATACAATTTTCAATATATCGGACCTGTTCGGCTTAAGTGACTTCAATATCATTTTGATCGTCTCGCTTGCGATTGGAATTACGGGGATCGCTTATGTCGTGCTCGGAGGACTGCGCGCCTGCGCGCTTTCAGATACGCTGAACGGCGTCGGGCTTATTGTCGGCGGCCTGCTGATTACGGTTCTTGGCCTGTTCGCGCTTGGTGGGGGCAGCCTGGTCGAAGGCGTGAACACCTTGCTGCACAAAGAGCCTGAAAAATTAAACTCGATAGGAGACAGTTCCTCTCCTGTGCCATGGGTAACGATCTTCGCCGGGCTGCTGTTCAACAATCTGTTCTATTGGTGTACGAACCAAGCCATCGTCCAGCGTACGCTGGGGGCGAAGAACTTGAAGGAAGGGCAGAAGGGCGTGCTGTACGCCGGGATGTTCAAAATCTTCGGCGCCTTCTATCTGGTGCTCCCGGGCATCATCGCGTATCATCTGTTCAACAATTCGTTAAGCAATGCCGATATGGCTTATCCGTCGCTTGTCATTGAAGTGCTGCCGACGCTGCTGTCCGGATTTTTTGCCGCCGTGTTGTTCGGTGCGATCTTAAGCTCCTTTAACGGGGCTTTGAACAGCTCGTTGACCTTGTTTACGCTCGATATTTATAAGCCGATATTCAAGCCGGATGCGACAGAGCAACAATTGGTGAAGGCTGGCAGAAGATTTGCCATCGCGCTGGGCCTCGTTGCCGTTATCGTAGCGCCATTCATTCTGTATGCGCCTTCAGGATTGTATTACTACTTGCAGGAGATGTTCGGGTTTTACAATATCCCGATCATTGCCGCGGTCGTCGTCGGTTTTTTCAGCAAAAAAGTGCCGGCCATCGCGCCGAAGATTGCATTGGTTGTACACATCGTGCTATATACCTTATCTAAGTTTTTTATGGGCTCGATCAATTTCTTATACATTTTAAGCGTATTATTCCCGGTCTGTGTTCTGGTCATGCTTCTTGTCGGAAAATGGAAGCCGCGCGAGAAGGATTTCGAGCTGTTCGAATCGGGCAAAGTCGATTTGACGCCTTGGAAACATGCGAAAGTCTTTACGATCGTCATGGTGCTGTTAATGGTGGCCGTGTATATCTTATTCTCACCTTTGGGCATCGCGGCATAG
- a CDS encoding sugar phosphate isomerase/epimerase family protein — MKAGLSTYSLLQAIRAGEMTVLDVIDWIADNGGEHMEIVPYGFTLVDNPELADAVRDKAKERGIELSNYSMPANFVQETEEAFEAEVERVKQHVDLLHRMGIKHMRHDVTAFTLPKEQMTIEWFEANFHLMVEGSRRIADYAAQFGITTTLENHGFSAQASDRVQRVLLSVNRPNFKTTLDVGNFLCVDENPLVGVKKNLPYASLVHVKDFYVRPFYEHPGEGDWFLTANDNFLRGAILGQGDLPMREIIKLIKQSGYDGCITLEFEGMEDCRVGSSIGLQNLKRFWDEA; from the coding sequence ATGAAAGCAGGTCTCAGCACGTACAGTCTGCTGCAAGCGATCAGAGCGGGCGAGATGACGGTATTGGACGTTATCGACTGGATTGCCGACAACGGCGGGGAACATATGGAAATCGTTCCTTACGGCTTCACTTTGGTCGACAATCCGGAGTTGGCGGATGCCGTTCGCGACAAGGCGAAGGAGCGCGGCATTGAGCTGTCGAACTATTCGATGCCGGCTAACTTCGTTCAGGAGACAGAGGAGGCATTCGAGGCGGAAGTCGAACGCGTTAAGCAGCATGTCGATCTGCTGCATCGGATGGGGATCAAGCATATGCGCCATGATGTCACGGCGTTCACCCTGCCGAAGGAACAGATGACGATCGAATGGTTCGAGGCGAATTTCCATCTGATGGTAGAAGGAAGCCGCAGGATTGCGGATTATGCGGCACAGTTCGGCATTACGACGACCTTGGAAAACCACGGCTTCTCTGCGCAAGCGAGCGACCGTGTGCAGCGTGTGTTGTTATCGGTAAACCGTCCGAACTTCAAGACGACGCTCGATGTCGGGAACTTCCTGTGCGTCGATGAGAACCCGCTTGTCGGCGTGAAGAAAAACTTGCCGTATGCTTCGCTCGTCCATGTGAAGGATTTCTATGTGCGTCCGTTCTATGAGCACCCGGGTGAGGGAGACTGGTTCCTGACGGCCAACGACAACTTTTTGCGGGGAGCGATTCTGGGCCAGGGCGACTTGCCGATGCGGGAGATCATCAAGCTTATCAAGCAATCGGGCTATGACGGCTGTATTACGCTTGAGTTCGAAGGCATGGAAGACTGCCGGGTCGGCTCTTCGATCGGGTTGCAAAATTTGAAGCGCTTCTGGGATGAAGCCTAA
- a CDS encoding RNA polymerase sigma factor codes for MNAEEEWVTRLRSGDREALRSLMDAYGNDVMRTAVLLLGDRHGAEDISQEVFWTVFRRIHQKSENGSLRAWIMKITVNLCRAQMRKASWKRLFFREQPWRNEISSIGTTESVALRLTLGDCIRKLSYPDREMIVLHYFQDWPIADISVVLGQPEGTVKSRLSRARRKLERILKESGWEYE; via the coding sequence ATGAACGCCGAAGAGGAATGGGTGACAAGGTTGCGAAGCGGTGACCGCGAGGCGCTGCGGTCGCTCATGGATGCGTACGGTAACGATGTCATGCGGACGGCTGTCTTGCTGCTTGGTGATCGGCATGGCGCCGAGGACATAAGCCAGGAAGTGTTCTGGACTGTGTTCCGCCGAATTCATCAGAAGTCGGAGAACGGCAGCCTGCGGGCATGGATAATGAAGATTACGGTGAACCTGTGCCGGGCCCAGATGCGGAAGGCGTCATGGAAGCGGCTGTTCTTCAGGGAGCAGCCGTGGCGGAACGAGATCTCTTCCATCGGAACCACGGAATCGGTGGCGCTGCGTCTCACGTTGGGGGATTGCATCCGGAAGCTGTCTTATCCAGACCGGGAGATGATCGTGCTTCATTACTTTCAAGATTGGCCCATTGCCGACATCAGCGTCGTACTGGGACAGCCCGAAGGCACGGTGAAGAGCAGACTGTCGCGTGCACGCCGTAAGCTTGAGAGAATATTGAAGGAAAGCGGGTGGGAGTATGAATGA
- a CDS encoding carboxypeptidase-like regulatory domain-containing protein, which produces MIRLKVRHLAILLAVLAALSGVSWILPKIAAQPHEFWLSLLGCVDDTANERYFALMGRHLPATENMLYIGKNSSSFSTEGSEDTELSVGEMKQQADQFLRDYPDHANASLVRSRLGKIYMLEKRWEEAEQLYRELMRSDTLHNFEYRDQVKLLESRVPKQGEKPMLSGTVMRGQQPLEGAVVVLRKTDANSWHSPPRPDNYPMVMTDKNGEFRFYQVPEQTYDIEIGAPLRELESYTYAETSPERLVLKHGQAVEGIVVQLNPNLSILEPQGPATVDGDAITMRWEAYPGAAYYVVQWMEPHQSRTGQSRGAATHVLPGKHAGTEATYRLSELRENGAAGGGMNWSPDEGVWIYPSYLLGIGYPGAQYMWSVDAYDNQDRKISSSRPYTIVNQRELPLIRIPDGLLSDGDQYVLQADYESAKRAYLEEAGNRHALRVLARMEMFGTTKDASGDEKKALYYLKKIDQPVLSDLKMMELCYSRLNMEDEAERIRREVERLERQSGI; this is translated from the coding sequence ATGATACGGTTAAAAGTGCGGCATCTCGCAATCCTATTGGCCGTGCTGGCCGCTTTGTCGGGAGTGTCCTGGATTTTGCCCAAGATAGCGGCACAGCCCCATGAATTTTGGTTATCATTGCTTGGTTGCGTGGACGATACGGCCAATGAAAGGTATTTTGCGCTTATGGGAAGGCATCTTCCGGCAACCGAGAACATGCTGTATATCGGCAAGAATAGTTCCTCTTTTTCGACGGAAGGATCGGAAGACACGGAGCTTTCAGTGGGGGAGATGAAACAGCAGGCCGATCAATTCCTTCGCGACTACCCCGATCATGCGAATGCTTCGCTCGTCCGGAGCCGGCTGGGCAAGATCTATATGCTCGAGAAACGATGGGAGGAAGCGGAGCAGCTCTACAGGGAATTGATGCGAAGCGATACGCTGCATAATTTTGAATACCGCGATCAAGTGAAGCTCCTGGAATCTAGGGTGCCCAAGCAAGGGGAGAAGCCCATGCTAAGCGGCACCGTCATGCGGGGACAGCAGCCGCTGGAAGGGGCTGTCGTCGTGCTGCGGAAGACCGACGCGAACTCATGGCACTCTCCTCCCCGTCCGGACAATTATCCAATGGTGATGACGGATAAGAACGGGGAATTCCGTTTTTATCAGGTGCCGGAACAGACCTATGATATCGAAATCGGAGCTCCGCTTAGGGAACTGGAGTCCTATACGTACGCCGAAACTTCGCCCGAGAGACTCGTTTTGAAGCACGGGCAAGCGGTGGAAGGGATCGTCGTGCAGTTGAATCCGAATCTGAGCATCCTCGAGCCGCAAGGTCCTGCCACCGTGGATGGCGATGCGATTACGATGCGGTGGGAAGCTTATCCGGGCGCAGCCTATTATGTGGTGCAATGGATGGAGCCGCATCAGTCTCGAACCGGCCAATCCCGGGGGGCTGCCACTCATGTGCTTCCAGGAAAGCATGCAGGGACGGAAGCTACGTACCGTCTTTCGGAGCTGAGAGAGAATGGTGCCGCCGGCGGCGGAATGAATTGGTCGCCCGATGAGGGCGTCTGGATTTATCCTTCCTATTTGCTCGGTATCGGATACCCTGGCGCACAGTATATGTGGAGCGTCGATGCCTATGACAATCAGGACAGGAAAATTAGCAGTTCCCGGCCTTACACGATCGTCAACCAAAGGGAACTGCCGCTTATTCGCATTCCGGATGGGCTGCTGTCCGACGGAGATCAATACGTTCTGCAAGCGGATTATGAGTCGGCCAAGCGAGCTTACTTGGAGGAAGCGGGTAATCGGCATGCCTTGCGGGTCCTTGCCCGCATGGAAATGTTCGGAACGACGAAGGATGCTTCGGGAGATGAGAAGAAGGCACTTTATTATTTGAAGAAAATCGATCAGCCGGTGCTCTCCGATCTGAAGATGATGGAGCTGTGCTATTCCCGTTTGAACATGGAGGACGAAGCGGAACGGATACGGCGGGAAGTGGAGCGTCTGGAGAGGCAGTCAGGCATCTAA